One window of Cohnella hashimotonis genomic DNA carries:
- a CDS encoding sensor histidine kinase has product MRKIRTYVNSVRFKFFAAVLVIFVPLITVLIINNFYSGEVVRNQVAQSNKNLLSLYMGQIDQRLEEVDKYLSNTLESDLNVLDMEFPKSRDEDRYNIAKLTLFNKLKDDIGYYPILDAFFVYSAVNKDLLISQPPTDSYEARENARQEIQKVVENDADTIDYSRWHVRSGANGDYLFHLMKSGNVYMGAWVGSDKLMVPLSLIDLGESGAAVITTGDNKPISHGALFEDKGIDLTFPEATYAISGKGKHAYLIMGERSQRGNFNLVALVPENEILQKLPYLQRVSSIISIAAVMFLLLFLAMMRSIFLNPVKRIVIAMRKLRDGNWESRIEQKPTSTEFQIVNETFNRMIGEIHDLKINVYEEKLNHQRAELKHLQLQINPHFFLNSLNIIYNLATVKDFSLIQEMTKCLVSYFRFMFRSSSYFVALGDELSHTANYLRIQQLRFPDLLHYSVDKPNDLLAQEVPPLIVQTMVENAIKYAVNMDEPIRISVEVAQTEDEEGHPRLVIHVKDTGPGFPGEVLGRLALDPEQAGSEGGEQIGIWNARRRLRLLYQDRATIDFYNEAGLGAVVKIELPMEKKAG; this is encoded by the coding sequence ATGCGCAAGATCCGAACGTACGTCAACTCGGTCCGCTTTAAATTTTTCGCCGCCGTTCTCGTTATTTTCGTACCGCTGATCACCGTGCTGATCATCAACAACTTTTATTCCGGAGAGGTCGTCCGCAATCAGGTCGCGCAATCGAACAAAAACCTGCTCAGCCTTTATATGGGCCAAATCGATCAAAGGCTGGAAGAAGTCGACAAATACTTGTCCAACACGCTCGAGAGCGATCTGAACGTCCTGGATATGGAATTTCCCAAGTCGCGCGACGAGGACCGCTACAATATCGCCAAGCTGACGCTGTTCAACAAGCTGAAGGACGATATCGGCTACTACCCGATTCTGGACGCCTTCTTCGTCTATTCCGCGGTCAACAAAGATCTCTTGATAAGCCAGCCGCCGACGGACAGCTACGAAGCGAGGGAGAACGCGCGCCAGGAGATTCAGAAGGTCGTCGAGAACGACGCCGACACGATCGACTATTCCCGCTGGCATGTCCGAAGCGGCGCGAACGGCGATTACTTGTTCCACCTGATGAAGTCCGGCAACGTGTATATGGGCGCCTGGGTCGGAAGCGACAAATTGATGGTGCCGCTCAGTCTGATCGATCTGGGGGAATCCGGCGCGGCGGTCATCACGACCGGCGACAACAAGCCGATCAGCCACGGCGCCCTCTTCGAGGACAAGGGCATCGACTTGACGTTCCCGGAAGCGACCTACGCCATCAGCGGAAAAGGCAAACACGCGTACCTGATCATGGGCGAGAGATCCCAGCGGGGCAACTTCAATCTCGTGGCGCTCGTGCCCGAAAACGAAATCCTGCAAAAGCTGCCGTATCTTCAGCGGGTATCGTCGATTATCTCCATCGCCGCGGTCATGTTCCTGCTCCTCTTCCTGGCGATGATGCGGAGCATCTTCCTGAACCCGGTCAAGCGGATCGTCATCGCCATGCGCAAGCTTCGCGACGGCAATTGGGAATCGAGGATCGAACAGAAGCCGACGTCCACCGAGTTTCAGATCGTGAACGAGACGTTTAACCGGATGATCGGCGAGATTCACGACCTGAAGATCAACGTTTACGAGGAAAAGCTGAACCATCAGCGCGCTGAGCTCAAGCATTTGCAGCTTCAGATCAATCCGCATTTTTTTCTGAATTCGCTCAACATCATCTACAATCTGGCGACGGTCAAAGATTTTTCGCTGATCCAGGAGATGACCAAGTGCCTCGTTTCCTATTTCCGGTTTATGTTCCGCAGCAGCTCCTATTTCGTAGCGCTTGGCGATGAGCTGTCCCATACCGCAAACTATTTGCGCATTCAGCAGCTGCGGTTCCCCGACTTGCTGCACTACAGCGTCGATAAGCCGAACGATCTGCTCGCGCAGGAGGTGCCGCCGCTGATCGTGCAGACGATGGTGGAGAATGCGATCAAGTACGCCGTGAATATGGACGAGCCGATACGGATCTCCGTCGAGGTCGCGCAAACGGAAGACGAAGAGGGCCATCCGCGGTTGGTCATCCATGTTAAGGACACCGGGCCCGGGTTCCCGGGCGAAGTGCTCGGCCGGCTCGCTTTAGACCCGGAACAAGCCGGGAGCGAGGGCGGCGAGCAGATCGGCATCTGGAATGCCAGAAGACGGCTGCGGCTGTTGTATCAAGATCGGGCGACGATCGATTTCTATAACGAGGCCGGTCTGGGCGCGGTCGTGAAGATCGAGCTGCCGATGGAAAAGAAAGCGGGGTAA
- a CDS encoding glycoside hydrolase family 3 protein codes for MENATKQAAVRYAQNGQGPLLGYDETSGVRILHVDGLAFKDLNKDGKLDPYEDWRLPPEERARDLASKMTIEQIAGLMLYSSHQAIPGNMGWFPATYAGGQSFPDSGAAPGDLSDQQLDFLSNDHIRHILVTRVQSPEVAARWNNNVQAYAERLGLGIPANNSSDPRHGSDTSKEFNAGAGGAISMWPESMGLAATFDPAVAREFGEIASREYRALGLSTALSPQVDLATDPRWFRFGMTFGEDPRLAADMARAYIDGFQTSEGSAEIADGWGSDSVNAMVKHWPGGGSGEAGRDAHFGYGKYAVYPGNNFEEHLLPFTEGAFRLAGKTGAASAVMPYYTISVGQDPVNGENVGNAYNAYLIRDLLRGKYGYDGVVCTDWGITADEGADIERLFPGGRCWGVEEGHTVAQRHYKLLMAGVDQFGGNNDAGPVIEAYRIGVEAHGEAFMRARFEQSAVRLLKNMFRLGLFENPYLNPGESAALVGNPAFMEAGYRAQLRSVVMLKNEGVLPLAKRKKVYVPKRKLPADTDWMGNPVPPSEAYPINLAVVQKYFEVTDRPADADFALVCIESPRSTKGYSKADTEAGGNGYIPISLQYRPYTAEQARETSLAGDPRDVLNRSYKGKTAAVANEGDLDAVLETKRLMNGKPVVVSIALSNPAVAAEFEPSADAILAHFGVQDQAILDILTGAFEPQALLPFQMPADMNAVEAQLEDVPHDMDVYVDSAGLAYDFAFGLNWSGVIEDARTSRYAKKRRTS; via the coding sequence ATGGAGAATGCGACCAAGCAAGCGGCAGTACGTTATGCGCAAAACGGGCAAGGACCGTTGTTAGGCTACGACGAGACATCCGGCGTGCGAATTCTGCACGTGGACGGTCTCGCCTTCAAGGATCTGAACAAGGACGGCAAGCTGGATCCGTACGAGGACTGGCGGCTGCCGCCAGAAGAACGGGCCAGGGACCTCGCCTCCAAAATGACGATCGAGCAAATCGCCGGCCTCATGCTTTACAGCAGCCATCAGGCCATCCCCGGCAACATGGGATGGTTCCCCGCGACGTACGCCGGCGGCCAATCGTTCCCGGACAGCGGCGCGGCGCCCGGCGACTTGTCCGATCAACAGCTGGATTTCCTGTCGAACGATCACATCCGGCACATCCTGGTCACGCGCGTGCAGAGCCCGGAAGTCGCCGCGCGCTGGAACAACAACGTGCAAGCGTACGCCGAGCGCCTCGGCCTCGGCATTCCGGCCAACAACAGCTCGGATCCCCGCCACGGCTCGGATACGTCCAAGGAGTTCAACGCGGGCGCGGGCGGCGCGATCTCCATGTGGCCGGAGAGCATGGGGCTGGCGGCCACGTTCGATCCGGCGGTCGCCCGGGAATTCGGCGAGATCGCCTCGCGGGAATACCGCGCGCTCGGCCTCTCCACGGCGCTGTCGCCGCAGGTGGATCTGGCGACGGATCCGCGCTGGTTCCGCTTCGGCATGACGTTCGGCGAAGACCCGCGGCTGGCCGCGGACATGGCGCGCGCCTACATCGACGGCTTCCAGACGTCGGAAGGGAGCGCCGAGATCGCGGACGGCTGGGGCAGCGACAGCGTGAACGCCATGGTGAAGCACTGGCCGGGCGGCGGGTCGGGGGAAGCCGGGCGCGACGCCCACTTCGGCTACGGCAAATACGCGGTCTATCCCGGCAACAACTTCGAGGAGCACCTGCTTCCCTTTACGGAAGGCGCGTTCCGCCTCGCGGGCAAGACCGGCGCAGCCTCGGCCGTCATGCCCTACTACACGATCTCCGTCGGCCAGGATCCGGTGAACGGCGAGAACGTCGGCAATGCCTACAACGCCTATCTCATCCGCGACCTGCTGCGCGGGAAGTACGGCTACGACGGCGTCGTCTGCACGGACTGGGGCATCACGGCCGACGAGGGCGCGGACATCGAACGGCTCTTCCCCGGCGGCCGCTGCTGGGGCGTGGAGGAAGGCCATACGGTCGCGCAGCGCCACTACAAGCTGCTCATGGCGGGCGTCGATCAGTTCGGCGGCAATAACGATGCCGGTCCCGTGATCGAAGCCTACCGGATCGGCGTCGAGGCGCACGGGGAAGCGTTCATGCGCGCGCGCTTCGAGCAGTCGGCGGTTCGGCTGCTGAAGAACATGTTCCGGTTGGGCTTATTCGAGAATCCTTATTTGAACCCCGGCGAATCCGCGGCACTCGTCGGCAATCCCGCCTTCATGGAGGCCGGCTACCGGGCGCAGCTTAGATCCGTCGTGATGCTCAAGAACGAAGGCGTCCTGCCGCTTGCGAAGCGGAAAAAGGTGTACGTCCCCAAGCGGAAGCTGCCGGCGGACACCGACTGGATGGGGAATCCGGTCCCGCCCTCGGAGGCTTATCCGATCAACCTGGCGGTCGTGCAAAAGTACTTCGAAGTAACCGACCGGCCGGCGGACGCGGACTTCGCGCTCGTCTGCATCGAAAGCCCCCGTTCGACGAAAGGCTACAGCAAGGCCGACACGGAGGCCGGGGGCAACGGCTATATACCGATCAGCTTGCAGTACCGGCCCTATACGGCGGAGCAGGCGCGGGAGACCAGTCTCGCCGGAGATCCGCGAGACGTGCTGAACCGCTCGTACAAAGGAAAGACGGCGGCCGTCGCGAACGAAGGCGATCTCGACGCGGTGCTGGAGACGAAGCGGCTCATGAACGGCAAGCCGGTCGTCGTCTCCATCGCGTTGTCGAATCCGGCCGTCGCAGCCGAATTCGAGCCGTCGGCCGACGCCATCCTCGCGCACTTCGGCGTGCAGGACCAGGCGATCCTCGATATACTGACGGGCGCGTTCGAGCCGCAGGCGCTGCTGCCGTTCCAAATGCCCGCGGACATGAACGCCGTGGAGGCGCAGCTCGAAGACGTCCCCCACGACATGGACGTTTACGTGGATTCGGCCGGCCTTGCCTACGACTTTGCCTTCGGCTTGAACTGGAGCGGTGTCATCGAGGACGCAAGAACGAGCCGGTACGCGAAAAAACGGCGAACTTCATAG
- a CDS encoding alpha-L-rhamnosidase, protein MDSLQIYGLTAEYRTRLLGTDVRRPRISWKLRSERKGTLQEAYRIQVAKGQADFESPLWDSGRIESDESVLIPYDGPEAQSRTRYYYRVKAWDTFGRESEWSETEWWETALLSVDEWQVQWITPDSRAIEPAAEPAFLLRKPFDLNEGDIVSARIYATAAGVYKLYLNGSKVGDDELAPGWTSYNSRLQYQTYDVTALLREGGNALGATVANGWYKGRLGWENKSNHYGDRRAVLVQLHVRYRDGAEVVIASDESWKAATGPVLMSELYDGETYDARLEWKGWSEPGFDDTAWHGTERLDLGYSRLVAQENVPTRVTETLKPIAAIRTPEGDAILDMGQNMVGRIRLTVAAPAGTAIKLTHAEVLDKHGNFYMGNIRTAKQTVTYIARGEGTETYAPHFTFQGFRYVKVEGFPYQENGLPLDAFAGEVMHSDMQRTGAFECSDERVNRLQQNIIWGQRGNFLDVPTDCPQRDERLGWTGDAQVFAPTALFNYNGAAFFAKWLRDLKADQLPDGSVPFVVPNILQGYNAAAWSDAATVVPWAIYVSCGDKRILAEQYGSMKAWVDYIRGQGEREHIWDTGFHFGDWLALDAKEGSYMGATPNHMVTAAYFALSARILGDAARLLGLEEDADYYGALAKRVAAAYRDEFITPNGRVAAQTQTANVIALFFDLVDPKDRPRIARDLNEMIVDNDYHLTTGFVGTPFLCFALSDNGYHETAVKLLLQQTYPSWLYSVAKGATTIWEHWDGIKPDGSFWSDDMNSFNHYAYGAVGDWMYRKIAGLAPDPASPGYKRIRIEPDYTGGRLSHARASYESMYGMVESGWAFAGNGNGNEDEIELRAAIPANVGASILLRGADADQVSCNGAGLADAEGIVSFRQEADGVRVEAGSGVYAFTYARPHASYRTYHPGMRLGELAQWDAAKRILDRHAPGFADNLGYMEKLPLPAAANNPMGGGLSQAQFEAIVAELQTLRA, encoded by the coding sequence ATGGATTCCTTGCAAATATACGGCTTGACGGCAGAGTATCGAACCCGGCTGCTGGGAACGGATGTCCGGCGTCCGCGGATCAGCTGGAAGCTGCGATCCGAGCGCAAAGGTACGCTTCAGGAAGCGTATCGGATTCAGGTGGCCAAGGGACAAGCGGACTTTGAATCGCCGCTGTGGGACAGCGGGCGCATCGAATCGGACGAATCGGTGCTGATCCCCTATGACGGACCGGAGGCACAATCCCGCACGAGATATTATTACCGCGTCAAGGCTTGGGACACGTTCGGCCGGGAGTCGGAGTGGAGCGAGACGGAGTGGTGGGAGACCGCGTTGCTGTCCGTGGATGAATGGCAAGTGCAATGGATCACCCCCGATTCGCGCGCGATCGAGCCGGCGGCCGAGCCGGCGTTCCTGCTGCGCAAGCCGTTCGACCTGAACGAAGGGGATATCGTATCGGCGCGCATCTACGCGACGGCCGCGGGTGTCTACAAGCTGTACCTGAACGGCAGCAAAGTTGGCGATGACGAGCTCGCGCCCGGCTGGACGAGCTACAACAGCCGCCTGCAATACCAGACCTACGACGTGACGGCGCTGCTTCGCGAAGGCGGCAACGCGCTTGGGGCGACGGTGGCGAACGGCTGGTACAAAGGGCGTCTGGGCTGGGAAAACAAGTCCAACCATTACGGCGACAGAAGAGCGGTCCTCGTCCAATTGCATGTTCGGTACCGGGACGGCGCGGAGGTCGTGATCGCGAGCGACGAGAGCTGGAAGGCGGCGACGGGGCCTGTGCTCATGTCCGAGCTCTACGACGGAGAAACCTACGACGCCCGTCTCGAATGGAAGGGCTGGAGCGAGCCGGGCTTCGACGATACCGCCTGGCACGGCACGGAACGGCTCGACCTCGGTTACTCGCGCCTGGTCGCGCAGGAGAACGTGCCGACGCGCGTCACGGAGACGCTCAAGCCAATCGCCGCGATCCGAACGCCGGAGGGAGACGCCATCCTCGATATGGGACAGAACATGGTGGGACGGATTCGGCTGACGGTGGCGGCTCCCGCGGGCACGGCGATCAAGCTGACGCACGCCGAGGTGCTGGACAAGCACGGCAACTTTTACATGGGCAACATTCGTACCGCCAAGCAGACCGTCACCTATATCGCACGAGGCGAAGGGACGGAGACGTACGCGCCGCATTTTACGTTCCAAGGCTTTCGTTACGTTAAGGTGGAGGGATTCCCCTATCAAGAAAACGGATTGCCGCTCGATGCCTTCGCAGGCGAAGTGATGCACAGCGACATGCAGCGGACCGGCGCGTTCGAATGTTCGGACGAGCGGGTGAACCGGCTGCAGCAAAATATCATATGGGGACAGCGCGGCAACTTCCTCGACGTGCCGACGGACTGTCCGCAGCGCGACGAGCGCCTCGGCTGGACCGGAGACGCCCAGGTATTCGCGCCGACCGCCTTGTTCAACTACAACGGCGCGGCCTTCTTCGCCAAGTGGCTGCGCGACCTCAAGGCCGATCAGCTGCCGGACGGCAGCGTGCCGTTCGTCGTCCCGAACATCCTGCAGGGGTACAATGCGGCGGCGTGGAGCGACGCGGCCACGGTCGTTCCCTGGGCTATATACGTCAGCTGCGGCGACAAACGGATCTTGGCCGAACAGTACGGCAGTATGAAGGCGTGGGTCGACTATATTCGGGGCCAAGGGGAGCGGGAGCATATTTGGGATACGGGCTTCCACTTCGGCGACTGGCTGGCGCTGGACGCCAAGGAGGGCAGCTATATGGGCGCCACGCCGAACCATATGGTGACGGCGGCTTACTTCGCCCTTTCCGCGCGCATCCTGGGGGATGCCGCCCGGCTGCTTGGGCTCGAGGAGGATGCGGATTATTACGGCGCGCTGGCCAAAAGAGTCGCGGCGGCCTACCGCGACGAATTCATCACGCCGAACGGGCGGGTCGCCGCCCAGACGCAGACGGCCAACGTCATCGCGCTCTTCTTCGACCTCGTCGATCCGAAGGACCGTCCCCGGATCGCCCGGGACTTGAACGAGATGATCGTCGACAACGACTACCATCTGACGACCGGGTTCGTCGGCACGCCGTTCCTTTGCTTCGCGCTGTCGGACAACGGCTACCATGAGACCGCGGTCAAGCTGCTGCTTCAGCAAACCTACCCGTCCTGGCTGTATTCGGTCGCCAAGGGCGCGACGACGATCTGGGAGCACTGGGACGGCATCAAGCCGGACGGATCGTTCTGGAGCGACGATATGAACTCCTTCAACCATTACGCCTACGGCGCGGTGGGCGATTGGATGTACCGCAAGATCGCCGGCCTGGCGCCGGACCCGGCAAGTCCGGGCTACAAGCGTATTCGCATCGAGCCCGATTACACGGGCGGCAGGCTCAGCCACGCGCGCGCCTCTTACGAATCGATGTACGGCATGGTCGAATCGGGCTGGGCGTTCGCCGGGAACGGGAACGGGAATGAGGACGAGATCGAGCTGCGGGCGGCGATTCCCGCCAACGTCGGCGCATCCATTCTGCTGCGCGGCGCGGACGCGGATCAAGTCAGCTGCAACGGAGCCGGCCTGGCGGACGCCGAAGGGATCGTCTCCTTCCGCCAAGAGGCGGACGGCGTCCGCGTCGAAGCGGGCTCGGGCGTTTACGCCTTCACGTACGCCCGGCCTCATGCTTCCTATCGCACGTATCACCCTGGCATGCGGCTCGGCGAATTGGCGCAATGGGATGCCGCCAAGCGCATTCTGGACCGCCATGCGCCCGGATTCGCCGACAACCTGGGGTATATGGAAAAGCTGCCGCTCCCGGCGGCGGCGAACAACCCGATGGGCGGGGGCCTCTCGCAGGCACAGTTCGAGGCGATCGTGGCTGAGCTGCAGACGCTTAGAGCGTAG
- a CDS encoding sensor histidine kinase produces MREEVRQSRRAGGRAGRLGGRLRRQSLKLKLVGTTILLFLVTVSLVSFLSYDRYTRDFQRQSNESTRQTLDQLSLNIDNYIDDLFRLSLSPYNNLQVLQLLDEPTPDSDLARLMRERQIEDFLGQMIVTPRLDILQVYIITATDVYMNGRATLVEPLEPNFRDEAWYRDALATQKATFLSANKTIKSNPGVKVFSIVKQLRSLRDTTKPLAVIKVDANYSGIANLADKVDLGDRGGLVIADRGGNVIYSSLRGPDESKMVSAALASGAGRFHLKENGEKYLVATSPIERADWLAISVGSVKEMNKSAAITRNFTILIAAFCSLFACVVLYWLVRGFLRPLMRLVGLMKQVKLGHLSLRFADARTGDEIGYIGASFNTMLDRIEEMMQENTRLTKEVFETRYLQKEAQIHALLSQIRPHFIYNTLHTIGALIQMGRTEQATDNLEKLSLILRGFASTEQTIPLRRELELLEAYLSIQKSRFGDRLRTKIEVDDSLLDAAIPAVLLQPIVENAVVHSCEARREPTTIRVAAFLEEGVLTLVVSDDGVGIGDAKLAELRGRLADGGALQLEASGGWELRRGIGLVNVHNRLRMRYGELYGLTVDGNHGEGTTVRATLPLLETLPSSISRREGAACAQSK; encoded by the coding sequence ATGCGCGAGGAAGTGCGGCAATCCAGGAGAGCCGGCGGGCGGGCGGGACGCCTTGGCGGGCGGCTCAGGCGACAGAGCCTGAAGCTCAAGCTCGTCGGTACGACCATCTTGCTTTTTCTCGTTACCGTCTCTCTCGTTTCGTTCCTGTCGTACGACCGGTACACGCGGGATTTTCAACGGCAATCCAACGAAAGCACCCGGCAGACGCTCGATCAGCTGTCCCTCAATATCGACAACTACATCGACGATCTCTTCCGCCTCTCTCTGTCGCCCTATAATAACCTGCAGGTGCTGCAGCTGCTCGACGAGCCGACGCCCGACAGCGATCTTGCCCGTCTGATGCGCGAGCGGCAGATCGAGGATTTCCTGGGTCAGATGATCGTCACGCCGCGCCTGGACATCCTGCAGGTTTACATCATTACGGCGACGGACGTGTACATGAACGGCAGGGCGACCCTGGTAGAGCCGCTTGAACCGAATTTCCGCGATGAAGCCTGGTACCGCGACGCGCTCGCGACGCAGAAGGCGACCTTTCTCTCCGCGAACAAGACGATCAAGTCGAATCCGGGCGTCAAGGTGTTTTCTATCGTCAAGCAGCTGCGCAGTCTGCGCGATACGACCAAGCCGCTGGCCGTCATCAAGGTGGACGCCAACTATTCGGGTATCGCGAACCTGGCCGACAAGGTCGATCTGGGCGATCGCGGCGGCCTGGTCATCGCCGATCGCGGCGGCAACGTGATCTATTCAAGCTTGCGCGGACCCGACGAATCGAAGATGGTGTCCGCCGCCCTGGCCAGCGGCGCCGGCCGGTTTCACTTGAAGGAAAACGGCGAGAAATATCTCGTTGCGACTTCGCCGATCGAACGCGCGGACTGGTTGGCGATCTCGGTCGGATCCGTCAAGGAAATGAACAAGAGCGCCGCGATTACCCGTAATTTCACGATTCTCATCGCCGCTTTCTGCTCGCTCTTTGCCTGTGTCGTGCTTTATTGGCTCGTGCGCGGCTTTCTGCGTCCGCTGATGCGGCTGGTCGGACTCATGAAGCAAGTCAAGCTGGGTCACCTTTCTTTGCGGTTTGCGGATGCAAGGACCGGGGACGAGATCGGCTATATCGGCGCCTCGTTCAATACGATGCTGGATCGCATCGAGGAGATGATGCAGGAGAACACGCGGCTGACCAAAGAGGTTTTCGAGACGCGCTACCTGCAGAAGGAGGCGCAGATCCATGCGCTCCTGAGCCAGATCAGGCCGCACTTCATCTACAACACGCTCCACACGATCGGCGCGCTTATCCAAATGGGGCGCACGGAGCAGGCCACGGACAATCTCGAGAAGCTGAGCCTTATCCTGCGCGGCTTCGCCAGCACTGAACAGACGATACCGCTCAGGCGGGAGCTCGAGCTGCTGGAAGCGTACCTCAGCATTCAAAAAAGCCGGTTCGGCGACAGGCTTCGGACGAAAATCGAGGTGGACGACTCGCTGCTGGATGCGGCTATTCCCGCCGTGCTGCTGCAGCCAATCGTGGAAAACGCCGTCGTCCACAGCTGCGAGGCGAGACGCGAGCCGACGACGATTCGCGTAGCCGCATTCCTGGAAGAAGGCGTGCTGACGCTTGTCGTCAGCGACGACGGCGTCGGCATCGGCGACGCCAAGCTCGCCGAGCTGCGCGGACGTCTTGCGGACGGCGGCGCGCTCCAGCTGGAGGCGTCGGGCGGATGGGAGCTGCGGCGGGGCATCGGTCTCGTCAATGTTCACAATCGGCTCCGCATGAGGTACGGCGAGCTCTACGGACTGACTGTCGACGGCAACCATGGAGAAGGCACGACGGTTCGCGCGACGCTGCCTCTGCTCGAGACGCTGCCATCAAGCATAAGTCGGCGCGAGGGAGCGGCTTGCGCTCAAAGCAAGTAA
- a CDS encoding response regulator transcription factor codes for MYNVLIVDDEAVQREYLREVIPSLDPRFTVAGEAADGEEALAWLAAHAADVLVTDIKMPVMDGLALCRIAYEQYPRMRRVILSGHEEFEYVREALVYKAEQYLLKPPGREAVRLLFAGLADDLERERGDARALRGLQSLSEEGRMQVGRRLLQALIAGAEAEIGTLFPLAYRMKIPLFEGEGLLLLLAIDESSMREQGVAPHERSLFDYILNQVTAELAQSTALAWTLFDSRERTAVLLSGTDPQALSAGAEALFGKIRQTMRDTAGLTLTGGASSLIEDVQQLDAAYAEAHAAVCRKYLEGGDTLYASGDGANSAADAFDTLVQAASAELSDPYGDRRAAYGRPALDALLPNGRKLDAACAYGLVAALLGELQRLAGGKRHSGQWAAAWQALDRAIPAGNPAVWTATALADACRSALAPLTAAGADPEPRPAFEAAERQLALNIRAYIDANYAEPISLALLSDKFRASQQHISTIFHKHAGTPYIRYMTRVRMDNAARLLSAHPDMKIFEVAERTGYANVKHFSYVFKKHFGVTPGEYGARE; via the coding sequence ATGTATAACGTATTGATCGTTGACGACGAAGCGGTCCAGCGGGAATATTTGCGCGAGGTGATCCCTTCCCTCGATCCCCGCTTTACCGTGGCGGGGGAGGCCGCCGACGGCGAGGAGGCGCTCGCCTGGCTGGCGGCGCATGCGGCGGACGTGCTCGTGACCGACATCAAGATGCCCGTGATGGACGGTCTCGCGTTATGCAGAATCGCCTATGAGCAGTATCCGCGCATGCGCAGAGTCATTCTCTCCGGCCACGAGGAATTTGAATACGTGCGCGAAGCGCTTGTCTATAAGGCAGAGCAATACTTGCTGAAGCCGCCGGGCCGAGAGGCGGTGCGTTTGTTGTTCGCAGGGCTGGCGGACGATCTGGAGCGCGAGCGCGGGGACGCGCGGGCGCTGCGCGGGCTTCAGTCGCTGTCCGAAGAGGGGCGGATGCAGGTCGGGCGCAGGCTGCTTCAGGCCCTGATCGCAGGCGCGGAGGCGGAGATCGGCACGCTCTTTCCGCTGGCCTACCGGATGAAAATTCCGCTTTTCGAGGGCGAGGGCCTGCTCCTGCTGCTCGCCATCGACGAGAGCTCGATGCGCGAACAGGGCGTCGCGCCCCATGAGCGGTCTTTGTTCGATTACATCTTGAACCAGGTTACGGCGGAGCTGGCGCAATCGACCGCGCTTGCGTGGACGCTGTTCGACAGCCGCGAACGGACGGCTGTCCTGCTGTCGGGAACCGACCCGCAAGCGCTGTCGGCCGGGGCGGAAGCGCTCTTCGGCAAAATACGGCAGACGATGCGGGACACGGCAGGTTTGACCTTGACCGGCGGCGCCAGTTCCTTGATCGAGGACGTTCAGCAGCTGGATGCCGCATATGCGGAAGCGCATGCGGCGGTCTGCCGCAAGTATCTGGAAGGCGGCGATACGCTGTATGCGTCCGGCGACGGCGCGAATTCGGCTGCCGACGCGTTCGATACGCTCGTGCAGGCGGCTTCGGCCGAGTTGTCGGATCCGTATGGCGATCGGCGTGCCGCCTACGGCCGGCCGGCATTAGATGCGCTGCTGCCGAACGGCCGGAAGCTCGATGCCGCATGCGCCTATGGCCTTGTCGCCGCGCTGCTCGGCGAGCTGCAGCGGCTGGCCGGCGGCAAGCGGCACTCCGGGCAGTGGGCTGCGGCTTGGCAGGCGCTGGACCGCGCCATTCCGGCCGGCAATCCCGCCGTATGGACGGCGACCGCGCTGGCGGACGCTTGCCGGTCGGCACTGGCGCCGCTGACCGCAGCCGGCGCCGATCCGGAGCCGCGCCCCGCCTTCGAGGCCGCCGAGCGGCAGCTCGCCCTGAATATACGCGCCTACATCGACGCGAATTATGCGGAGCCCATCTCGCTGGCCTTGCTGTCGGATAAGTTCAGGGCTTCGCAGCAGCATATCAGCACCATTTTCCACAAGCACGCCGGCACGCCCTATATCAGGTACATGACGCGCGTCCGCATGGATAACGCGGCTCGCCTGTTGTCCGCTCATCCGGACATGAAGATCTTCGAGGTCGCCGAGCGGACGGGTTACGCCAACGTCAAACACTTCAGCTACGTGTTCAAAAAGCACTTTGGCGTCACGCCGGGCGAGTACGGCGCAAGGGAATAG